Proteins from one Nicotiana tabacum cultivar K326 chromosome 23, ASM71507v2, whole genome shotgun sequence genomic window:
- the LOC107808087 gene encoding uncharacterized protein LOC107808087: MGGHGGLNILPQKRWNVYNYENREKVKRDEEAAAKEEQLKQEQSRKRDSEYRLEQLRQARGLLSSSSNHVKKSSSGQKSPEKKPEPSKSAEEKRGKSDSKHINLFEGIRIFDPVKKVEEDEEKNGRNNNKRIKKEQAPRVITAEDEKYRLGYGIVGKGTKLPWYMENKTRDDDEKSDEDNDNDYYSKPVKKSNGGKKTVEELREERLKRERKEKEREKALLMEKSRRDGGFSRLERERKGKERERPLLMEKSRRDGGFS; this comes from the coding sequence ATGGGAGGTCATGGAGGTTTGAACATTCTCCCACAGAAGCGATGGAACGTATACAACTACGAAAACCGCGAGAAAGTAAAGCGAGACGAGGAAGCCGCAGCTAAAGAGGAACAGCTCAAGCAGGAACAATCTCGCAAGCGCGACTCAGAATATCGCCTGGAGCAGCTCCGTCAAGCGCGTGGCTTATTATCATCGTCGTCGAATCACGTCAAAAAATCGTCGTCAGGACAGAAATCGCCGGAGAAGAAACCGGAACCATCAAAATCGGCGGAGGAGAAACGTGGAAAATCGGATTCTAAGCACATCAATTTATTCGAAGGGATTCGAATCTTCGATCCAGTTAAAAAAGTAGAAGAAGATGAGGAGAAAAACGGAAGGAATAATAATAAGAGGATTAAGAAAGAGCAAGCGCCTAGGGTTATTACTGCGGAGGATGAGAAGTATAGGTTAGGATATGGAATTGTTGGTAAAGGAACGAAATTGCCTTGGTATATGGAGAATAAAACGAGAGATGATGATGAAAAGAGTGACGAAGATAATGATAATGATTATTATTCGAAGCCTGTAAAAAAGAGTAATGGAGGAAAAAAGACGGTGGAGGAATTGCGAGAAGAGCGGTTAAAGAGGGAGAGGAAGGAGAAGGAAAGAGAAAAGGCTTTGTTAATGGAGAAGAGTCGAAGAGATGGAGGATTTTCGCGGTTAGAGAGGGAGAGGAAGGGGAAGGAAAGAGAAAGACCTTTGTTAATGGAGAAGAGTCGAAGAGATGGAGGATTTTCGTGA
- the LOC107808085 gene encoding heat shock 22 kDa protein, mitochondrial-like: protein MAFRTALQRLNSSSTLLSNFLNTGRTVSVAPLTSRFLSYKSSHVSVVDSNEESFTINALGGSFPRSDQFPIQRGASDQYMENPFQISGPRGSYEAKNVDEGMFVRMEMPGIDKEDVKVWVEYGNICIKGDGKKESEHEDSGRTYSANIEICSNSFQPQYMEAEMKNGVLRMVIPKSKTSQKVTGSYEIKVK from the exons ATGGCGTTTCGCACTGCTTTACAGAGATTGAACTCTTCATCAACCCTTCTCTCCAACTTCCTTAATACAGGCCGTACTGTTTCCGTTGCGCCGTTAACATCTCGTTTTCTGAGCTATAAGAGTAGTCATGTTTCCGTTGTGGACTCTAACGAAGAAAGCTTTACTATCAATGCACTTGGAGGTTCTTTTCCTCGCTCTGATCAGTTCCCTATTCAACGTG GTGCATCTGATCAGTACATGGAAAACCCGTTCCAAATTTCTGGACCTCGAGGGTCATACGAGGCGAAGAATGTGGATGAGGGAATGTTTGTGAGGATGGAAATGCCGGGTATTGATAAAGAAGATGTGAAGGTGTGGGTTGAATATGGGAATATCTGCATAAAAGGTGATGGAAAGAAGGAGTCTGAGCATGAGGACAGTGGAAGAACTTACAGTGCCAACATTGAGATCTGCTCGAATTCGTTTCAGCCTCAGTATATGGAAGCTGAGATGAAGAATGGTGTTCTTAGGATGGTAATACCCAAGTCCAAGACTTCTCAGAAGGTGACTGGCTCTTATGAGATAAAAGTTAAGTAA
- the LOC107808083 gene encoding 14.7 kDa heat shock protein, whose amino-acid sequence MTSSMALSLRKAAGVSTLFKLLSPKSHFTTAPPSITRFFSSTTTSDSDSMSKEEKKSPDPIMVKGAPQDIKMENPFQSAGPPNVLEVDNMKDGILVRVAMPGVSEDGIKVWLENNTVYFTGKGEIELETEKSGRKYGGSLEFKTDCCKAEKVEAQIKDGILKMVVKGEMGED is encoded by the exons ATGACTTCTTCAATGGCTCTAAGTCTGAGAAAAGCAGCCGGAGTTTCAACACTGTTCAAATTACTCAGCCCCAAATCCCATTTTACCACCGCGCCACCTTCAATCACACGCTTTTTTTCCTCCACTACCACCTCGGATTCAGATTCCAtgagcaaagaagagaagaagtcTCCAGACCCAA TTATGGTAAAGGGTGCTCCGCAAGATATCAAAATGGAGAACCCATTTCAGTCAGCTGGACCTCCGAACGTGCTAGAAGTGGATAATATGAAGGATGGAATACTTGTGAGAGTGGCAATGCCTGGTGTTAGTGAAGATGGGATTAAGGTATGGTTAGAGAACAACACTGTTTACTTTACTGGGAAAGGAGAAATTGAGTTGGAAACTGAGAAATCAGGGAGGAAATATGGAGGGAGTCTTGAGTTTAAGACTGATTGCTGTAAAGCTGAGAAGGTTGAAGCACAAATCAAAGATGGTATTCTTAAAATGGTAGTTAAAGGTGAGATGGGAGAAGATTGA